The Pseudonocardia broussonetiae DNA segment GGGTGGACCAGTCGGCGGAGCCGGGGGCCAGCTCGGTGCCGCCGGGGCCGGGCCAGCGGGCGGCGATGCCGTCGACGTCGGTGTGCCGCAGGCCGGCGTCGGCCAGCGCGAGCTTCGCCGCGTCCAGGGCCACCTGCAGCGAGTTCCGTTCGGAGCGCTTCACCTGCGGCGTCAGCCCGACGCCGACGACGGCCACGTCGGAGAGCCTCACGACCGGACCTCCCGGAACGCGGGGAGCGTGCGGCCGCCGCGCTCCTCCCAGGTGATCTCCACGGCCGCGCCGATCCCGGGCAGCGGCTCGCCCACCAGCGTCGCGAGCATGCTCCAGCCCTCGTCGAGGTCGACGATGCCGAGCCCGAAGGGCACCGCGAAGCCGGGGCCGGGGGCCTTGTGCACGACGGTGGCGCTGTAGACGCGGCCGCGGCCCGTGCTCGGCTCGTACGCCCAGTCCTCCGACAGGCACGCCGGGCAGGCGATCTGCGGAGTGAAGAAGTTGCGCCCGCACTCGCGGCAGACGGGACGGACCAGCTCGTGCCGGGCCGCCGCGGCCCAGAACGGCGCGGTCAGGGCGGGCGCGCCCGGTCCGTCGACGACGGTCATCCGCCACCCACCAGGAGCAGGTGCGCGGCCTCCTTGACGGTCATCCCCACCGCGACGCCGCGCCGTGCCGCGGCCTCGTTGTGCGCGCTGATCAGGCCCATCTCGTAGCCGAGGAAGGCGTCGCCGATCGGCGCGGTGGTGCCGTCGATGCAGGCGCCCGCGAGCCCGGCCTCGTCGGCGGTGACCAGCCCGGCGATGCCGGACCGGTTCTTGCTCATCCCGCCGTCGTGGCAGATGAAGCCCCACGGCCGCGCCTCGAGCAGGAACTTCGCGCCGCTGCGGCCGGTGTGCCCGGCGGTGACGAGGACCGAGGTGTCCTCGTCCTCGGGGTAGGCCCAGACGATCGAGTCGGTGACGACCACGCGCCGCCCGCTCTCGTGGGTCTCCACGACCTCGCGGCGCACCTTGTTGCCGACCTCGGTGTCGGTGGGGTCGTTGTCCAGCAGCACGTCCGCCGCTTCGGCGACGGTCATGCCGGCCTTCACCCCGCAGGTTTCGGCCACGTAGTTGACGTGCGTCACCACGCCGGAGCGGTAGAGGTCCTCGCCGTTGCCCATGTCGGCGGTCATGCCGTCCGCGGTCGCGGCGGGGATGCCGAGCGCCTCCAGGTACCACAGGCCCGCGATGCCGGCGCCGTCCTTGCCGACGCAGGCGTCGTGCCCGATGACGCCGCGCGGGCGGTGGACCGCCACCATCCGCGCGGGCAGCACCCCGATGTAGGACGCGGGCACGACGACGTCGCGGCCGGTGTTGCGGGCGTCGACGTAGCGCGCGGAGTCCATGGTGACGACCCGCCGGCCGCCGCGCTCCACCACGATCTCCTGCGGGTGGTCCTGCTCCCGCTCCAGCAGCGTCTTGCTCATCGGATGGTCCTGACGTCGTCGGCACCGGTTCGCC contains these protein-coding regions:
- a CDS encoding Zn-ribbon domain-containing OB-fold protein, encoding MTVVDGPGAPALTAPFWAAAARHELVRPVCRECGRNFFTPQIACPACLSEDWAYEPSTGRGRVYSATVVHKAPGPGFAVPFGLGIVDLDEGWSMLATLVGEPLPGIGAAVEITWEERGGRTLPAFREVRS